The nucleotide sequence GCAGGTGGCTCAGCCCGGCACCCACATCGTGACGCGGGTGCCGCGGCCCGGCTGCGAGTCCACCGTGCCGTGCCCGCCGACCTCGGCCAGCCGGGCCATGATCGACTGGCTGATGCCGAAGCCCGGTGGCCGGTCGCCGACGTCGAAGCCCTGGCCCTGGTCGCGGGCCACCACCGCGATCCCGCCGTCGCGCTTCTCCACGCGGAGCACGACCTGCTTCGTCCCGGAGTGCTTCACCGTGTTGCGCAACGCTTCCCGGACCGCTTCGCACAACGCGGTGCGCCGGTCCTGCGACACCTTGTGGTCGTCGGCGAAGTCCGCGGCGACGAGCTGCGTGCGCAGGCCGTCGCGGGCCAGCTCGGTGGCGACGTCGGCGAGTTCGACCGCGAACCCGCGCGTCGACCCGGTCGGCACGGGTTCGGTGATCCGGCGGCGCAGCTCGGCCGCCTCCGCCTTGGCGACCGAACGCAGCTCTGACAGCCGCGTGACGGCCTGGGCGTCGTCGCCCGGCGCCGAAATGGCCAGCGCTTCGAGGGTCTGCAGCACGCTGTCGTGCATGATGCGCCGCGTCCGGCGGCGCTCGGCTTCGCGCCCGCGCCGCAGCCCGATGTCCACTGCGAACCGGGTGCCGACGCCGAGCAGGATGAGGATCGCCGCGGCGAGCACGATCGCCACCGCCAGCGCCACCATGCAGCCGATCGACCGGGTGAGGGCGAGCTGGTTGCTCAAGGGCAGGCCGCCGGCGAGCGTCAGCACGGCCCGGAACGGGACGGCCGCGGCGAACACCCACAGCGCCGCGGGCAGCCCGGACGTGCCGGCCCACATGGCGACCGAGCCGACCAGCCAGGTCCAGGACACGTCGACGGCGAACGGCTGCACCGCGGCCGGGGCCGTCATGGCGACCACGAGGTTGAGGGCCACACCGAGGGAAAGGTCCAGCCCGAGGGCTCGCCCGGTGAAGCGGGCCCGCAGGCCGCCCGAACGCAGCACCCAGACGACGGCGGCGGTGTCGGCCACGACGGCGAAGGCGGTGGCGCCGAGCACCGGTGCGAGCCCGACCACGCCGTTCGCGGCGGTGAACCCGATGAACACCTTGACGAACGCGGCGGCCCGGTAGGCCAGCGGCACCGCTACCCAGTAGCGCGAGGCGCGGGCGAGCGTCGCGTCCCCGACGGCGGTGAGGTCGCTGCTGTCGGAAACGGGCTCGGCGGGGTCCGCAGGGGTGCCGCTGCGCAGCAGCGTGCGGACGAAGGCGCGTGGCGGTGCGGCAGAGCCCGCCTCGGACATCGGTGGTCCCCATTCATCCGGCCGTCCGGGCGCCTGAGCGTGGCAGCGGAGCAGGGGGATAGTCAACCGTCCGGGCCCGGAGCCAGCCCGCTGGAGCAAGGCCCTCGACCGGTTCGTGATCTCCGGAGCTCAGTAGGCGTGGAACATCGTGTCCTCGCCCGTGTACTCCGCCCAGCCCGGCGAACCCGTCGTGGCGAAGCGGTGCCAGG is from Amycolatopsis mediterranei and encodes:
- a CDS encoding sensor histidine kinase produces the protein MSEAGSAAPPRAFVRTLLRSGTPADPAEPVSDSSDLTAVGDATLARASRYWVAVPLAYRAAAFVKVFIGFTAANGVVGLAPVLGATAFAVVADTAAVVWVLRSGGLRARFTGRALGLDLSLGVALNLVVAMTAPAAVQPFAVDVSWTWLVGSVAMWAGTSGLPAALWVFAAAVPFRAVLTLAGGLPLSNQLALTRSIGCMVALAVAIVLAAAILILLGVGTRFAVDIGLRRGREAERRRTRRIMHDSVLQTLEALAISAPGDDAQAVTRLSELRSVAKAEAAELRRRITEPVPTGSTRGFAVELADVATELARDGLRTQLVAADFADDHKVSQDRRTALCEAVREALRNTVKHSGTKQVVLRVEKRDGGIAVVARDQGQGFDVGDRPPGFGISQSIMARLAEVGGHGTVDSQPGRGTRVTMWVPG